The region TTGCTGTGGATAATCAATCAGTCGAGCTTATTCTGAGTGCAACTGCGGCAGATTGTGGCGTGATTAACGATACATTTACACTTTCAGCCATACTATTATCGGACTTTGACCAAGATGGCATAGCAGAACTATTGATTAAAGGCGATCGGCGTAATGTATCCCAAGACTGTCAGCTTGGAACAGGAAATATTATTGGAGGAAGTTCAACCATCGTCCTGAAAAAAAGTGGCGCAGATGAGAATATTTCAGTAATAGCTACTTTATAAACTAAAAGATTAACGATAGTTTATATTTAAGTGACAGATAAAAATAAATTGATATCCCAGAAATTCACTTTTATATAGTTGAAATTAGTGCAAAACTCATCCTAGTTTAATTCTTAACAATAGGACTCAATTTTCTGCCGACAAATATCGACTAGCCTGGGGCAAATTGTAGCCTAATAATTTGCGGTCTTGGGGCTCCAGTTCATAAACTGGCAAATCTTTAATGGAAAAATTCAATGCATCCATAACCTGTTCCCCCAAAGCCTTGGCCAGTAAAGGTACAACAGAATTGCCAATTTCCCGAAAGCCATGCCAGATGGTGTTGTGAAACTGAAACCAATCCGGATAGGTATGGAGTCTCGCCGCTTCTCTGACAGTAATACATCGAGGTAAGGCGTAGTGTATTGGCCTAGGAGCAGTGTAAGCACCTTTATCACTGGCCGTGCCAGCCCTCAGCGTATTGCATAAACCAGTTTTTGATAGGCGTAAAAATCGGCTAGTTTTTTCCACTGTTCCAGGAAGGGTGTCAGCAAATCTTTTGATTGATTTTTCAGTATGCTGGGAACCAATATGACCATAAACTACACTATCAACCTTACGTTTATGACAGAGCAAAAATGCCCCATTGGGATGGATAGTATAGCTTTTTCTCCTAGCTGAATGATCTAATAGATCTGCTGGAATACCCCTATCTTCTCCAGTTAAATAAGGAACATGGGGAGTTAAATCATCAATGGCTCCCCCACAGGTAAATAGGGGTTGATAGTTTATAGTAGAGGATGATTTTTGAGTAGTTTCATATTGTTCTACTTTGTCAAGATCGAGATGGGAAGGTAATGGATAGGTGGCAGGAGCGACATCTTTTCTAGAGCCAATAATGATTAATCTTTTTCGTTTTTGAGGAGCGCCATAAAGGGATGCATCTAGCACTAAAATTGGTTTTTCGATGTGATAACCAATGGCTTCAAATTCCCTAACTAACTCTTCTAAAAATTTTTTATGTTTTCCAGATTGCATGCCTGGAACATTTTCAAATAAAAAATATTTGGGTTTGAGAGCCCGAATTATTCGCACATATTCAAACACCAACGAGTTACGGGGGTCATCCAACTGCCTTTTGCCCATCAAGGAAAAACCCTGGCAGGGGGGCCCTCCAGCAATTAGATCTACTTCATCCCCATAACCCTTACTTTTTAGCTGTTGGAGAATCTCTTGGGCCGAAACCTGGGCAATATCCCGACAAATGGTGGCCCCATAGGGAAAATTGTGATGATGAACCAGGCAATGTACGGCGTCAACTTCCACTGCGGCGGCAATGTCAAACCCTGCGGCTTCTAAACCCAAGGACATGCCACCACAGCCCGCAAACAAGTCGATGGCAATGGGTCTGCCCATGTTTTCTTGTTTTTTATTAACGGTTAAATCTAGTTTTGTTGCCTGGAAGTGGGGAATTTATTTATGTCTTCCCCATTGTTCTCATCATTCCCACTCAATGGTGCCAGGAGGCTTGGAAGTGATGTCATAAACCACCCGGTTAACGCCCTTAACTTCGTTGACAATGCGATTGGAAATGGCTTCGAGAATATCGTAGGGGACCCTAGCCCAATCGGCGGTCATGCCGTCTTCACTGGTGATGAAGCGCAACACAACGGGGTGGGCATAGGTGCGTTTGTCCCCCATTACGCCCACGCTACGGATGGGCAGCAGTACGGCAAAGGCCTGCCAATAGTCGTGGTAAATGCCCCGTTTAGAAATTTCGTCCCGCACAATGAAATCCGCATCCCGGAGAATGTTTAACCTTTCTGAGGTAACTTCCCCAATAATACGAATGGCTAGGCCCGGGCCTGGGAAGGGATGGCGGCGGACAATTTCTTCTGGCAGGCCAATGGAGCGACCTAGTTTACGGACTTCATCTTTAAAAAGTTTGCGGAGGGGTTCCACTAGCTTAAAGCGGAGATTTTTCGGTAGACCACCGACGTTATGGTGACTTTTGATTTTTACTGCCACCCGTTCGCCGGTTTTGGGGTCAACATTGCTGTCGGCGGACTCAATCACGTCGGGGTAGAGGGTCCCCTGGGCCAGGTAATCGAAGGGGCCAAGGCGTTGGGATTCTTCTTCAAACACCTGAATGAATTCGTGGCCAATCAGACGACGTTTTTCCTCCGGATCGGTTACTCCTTCCAACTGCTTGAGGAAACGATCCCGGGCATTGACGTATTGGACAGGAATATGAAACTGATGATCAAACAGTTCCACCAACCGTTCCGGTTCCCCTTTACGCATGAAGCCCTGGTCAATGAACATACAGGTGAGGTTGTCGCCGATCGCCCGATGGAGCAGAAAGGCCAAGGTTGAGGAATCCACCCCACCGGATAGGGCCAACAATACTCGGCGATCGCCTACTTGGTTCCGCACTTCCCGAATGGATTCTTCGATGAAAGCGTCGGTTGTCCAGGTGGGGTCGCAGTGGCAAATATGATAAACAAAGTTGCGGATCAGGGCAATGCCCCCTACGGAATGGACAACTTCGGGATGGAATTGCACCCCAAATAGGGCCCTTTGGTGATCGGCGATCGCCGCACAGGGAGTGTTATCGGTGTGGGCCAATACCTCAAAGCCCAAGGGTAGATCCACACAGGAATCCCCATGGCTCATCCACATAGTACTACCGTTTTCTACATTGGTAAGCAGGTCGGTGGGGTCATCAATGTGCAAACTCGCCTTGCCATACTCCCCCCGCTTGGCCCGTTCCACCCGGCCGCCTAGTTGTTTGACCATCAGTTGCATGCCGTAGCAGACCCCCAACACGGGAACGCCCAACTGAAAAATTTCTGGGTCACACTCGGGAGCCCCCTGGTCATAGACGGAATTGGGACCACCGGAAAGGATGATGCCCTTGGGTTTAATTTCCCGCAACTGCGCCGCTGTGGTGCGATAGGACAAAACTTCCGAGTAAACCTCGGTTTCCCGGATGCGTCGGGCAATTAGTTCCGAATATTGGGAACCAAAGTCTAAAATGATGATGATCTGCCCCTTGAGGCGATCGGAAACGCGGTCCAGCAGAGGATGGTCGCTTACAACGGGGGGAATGGGGATTTGGGTAGTCACGGCGATCGGCAGTCAGGAATTTATACTGGAGGTGAGGGCGAATCCCCAGGCAAACCTCAGAAAGACTAGATTCGTGGTGTTGTTTCCGGGTCTAACTGACGGCAAGGCCATGGTCGTCAACAATCCCAGTATTCTACCCCAATACCTGAAACCCAGAATAACCCACCGCAAATCTGCGCTAAGATGGGGGCGGAAAATTGCAGAAGTTCTTCTCAAAAATTCCCTGGAGAGGTGGCAGAGCGGTTGAATGCGGCAGACTCGAAATCTGTTTTGGGGCAACTCAACGGGGGTTCGAATCCCCCCCTCTCCGTATCAGGATTAAACCGGCAAAACTAACAGTTGATTTGAGGGCTGGTCAGGGTTGGACAAAACTGTTTCCCCAGCCCCTAGTCTGCCCCTGAGATTTACCATTACTGAAATTTACCTAAATTTTTCTTGACATAATGGTGAGAGATACATTAGGAAAGGGCTTGTCGGCGAAACTATTCCGCTGTTAAGTTTGTCTTTTTTAACCAGATTCGGTCTCCCCGTGCCCAGCAATTACCGTGTTTAAATCCTTTTCCCGCAAGCTTAAGCGTTCCACTGTCGACTTTCTCCACCAGTTAGCTAACACATTGGAAGTGGAGGAAGAGGACAAGTCTTCGGCCAAGGCAGGGGAATTTCCCAATGGGCCAGATTCTTCTCCCCAGGGGGAACCGATCGCCGAGTTATCGGAGGATTTATCTGGGCCAGCGGCCAACTTAGCGAAGCCAGAACTAGACCCGGGCCATGGCAGGGAAATGGTGACCGCCATCAATATTCAAAATGTTCGGAATGGGGCCTCAACCCCGGAAGAAATTACAGCCGTTGAATCAGGTCAAGGCAACGGCAATAGCCATGTTGCGGTGGTGCCTCCCAGTGTTTCCCCATCGGCAGATGCCCCCCCTTCATCCTCTTTGGACCGGAGTAACCGGCGGCGGCGCCGAAGAAGAAGGAGTAAAGAAAATAAGGCTTCTTCCAAAGCGCCCCTGGCCCTAACTACTGGTCTGAAAAGCCTGGGGCGATCGGTGTCCCGGTTTACCCAACAACCCCGATTTTGGTTGGTGTTTGGTTTTGGCTTGGGGGCCGGGGTCGGTACCTCTGCCTTGGCCTGGGGCTTTTACCAGTTGGAGACCATGACCCAAGTGGCGATCGCCGATGTGGTGACCTATGCTCCTCCGGGCACCATGACTATCAAAGCGGCCAATGGTGCCACTCTCCAGGAAATTGGCAACGTTAGCCACGATACGGTGACTATGGGTAAAATCCCCCCCCTCATTGAGCAGGCCTTCATCGCCAGTGAAGATAGTCGCTTTCGGGAACACCGGGGTATCGATCCCCAGGGCATTATCCGGGCATCCCTGTCCAATGTTCAATCCGGGGACGTGGTACAGGGGGGCAGTACCATTACCCAACAGTTGGCCCGGTTAGTATTCTTAAATCAGGATCGTACCCTAGCCAGGAAGTTGAAGGAAGTGCGACTGGCCCAAAAAATTGAGACCGCCCTGCCCAAGGATCAAATTCTGGAACGCTATCTAAATTTAATTTATCTAGGCTCTGGAGCCTACGGGGTGGCGGATGCGGCCCACGCCTACTTCAGTAAGACCCCGGAGGAGTTGACCTTAGGGGAAGCGGCCACCTTAGCAGGGGTGGTGCCGGCCCCTAGTGTTTATTCCCCCCGACAGAATTTAGAGTTGGCTACCCGTCGCCGTAATGAAGTGCTGAACCGTATGGCAGAGGTGGGCTTTATTACCTCCGCAGAGGCCCAGGCGGCGATCGCCGAGCCCTTGAAAATAAATCCCAGTCCTTTGAAGCGGTTTAATCGAGAAGCGGAATTTTTCACCGACTACATTTTGGATGAGTTGCGGGCTAAATTGCCGGAGGAGGAACTCCAACAGGGGGGGTTAACGGTGAAGACAACCCTTAATAACCAATGGCAAGAGGAGGCTCAAACCATTCTCACCAATGCAGTGAAGAAATATGGCCGCTGGCAACGGTTTTCCGAAGGGGCGATGGTAGCCATGGATCCCCGCACCGGGGCGATCAAAATGATGGTGGGGGGCAAGGATTACCAAGGCAGTCAATTTAACCGGGTGACCCAGGCCAAACGGCAACCAGGTTCTACTTTTAAGCCCATTCTCTACGGAGCGGCGATCGCCTCGGGTATTTCCCCCAACAAAAGCTATCCCAACGTGCCCATTGATATTGGCGGTTACCAACCAGCTAACTACGGTGATAGTTACAGCGGTGGCAACATGTCTTTGCGGGATGCCCTCACCAGTTCCGTGAACGTAGTGGCGGTGCGTTTACTGCTGGATGTGGGTTGGAATCCGGTCATTAACCTAGCCAGGCAAATGGGCATTAGTTCCAAACTAGAACCCACCTATTCCCTTGCCCTCGGGGCCTGGGAAATGACCCCTCTAGAAATGACCAGTGCCTACGGAACCTTTGCCAATAAGGGTATCCATGTGCAACCCTACGCCATCCAAAATGTGGTCAACACCAAAGGGGAAGTAATTTACAAAGCCGAGCACAAACAAACCAAAGCCCTAGACCCGGACAGCAATGCCATTATGACTTCCATGATGCGCAGTGTGGTCACCTCCGGCACCGGTCGTCCAGCCGGACTAGGCGATCGCCAGGTAGCAGGTAAAACGGGGACATCGGACGAGGCTAAGGATCTGTGGTTTATTGGTTACATTCCCCAACTGGTGACGGGGGTATGGTTGGGTAACGATAATAGTCGCCCCACCAATGGGGCCAGCACCACCGCGGCCATGGTTTGGGGACAGTTTATGCGGGATGTCACCAAGGGAATTCCTGTTGAATCCTTTCCTGCCATGCCGAAAAATCCGGACCAGCGCAAACCCAGCATCAAAGCTGAGCCGATTAAGCGCCGGGTGAAAGTTCTTGCCCCCCCTAGCTCAACGGAAACGGACGGCCAAACCACCACGGATCGGCCCCGTCGTCGTCGCCGTACCCAGACCAA is a window of Synechocystis sp. PCC 7338 DNA encoding:
- the guaA gene encoding glutamine-hydrolyzing GMP synthase, giving the protein MTTQIPIPPVVSDHPLLDRVSDRLKGQIIIILDFGSQYSELIARRIRETEVYSEVLSYRTTAAQLREIKPKGIILSGGPNSVYDQGAPECDPEIFQLGVPVLGVCYGMQLMVKQLGGRVERAKRGEYGKASLHIDDPTDLLTNVENGSTMWMSHGDSCVDLPLGFEVLAHTDNTPCAAIADHQRALFGVQFHPEVVHSVGGIALIRNFVYHICHCDPTWTTDAFIEESIREVRNQVGDRRVLLALSGGVDSSTLAFLLHRAIGDNLTCMFIDQGFMRKGEPERLVELFDHQFHIPVQYVNARDRFLKQLEGVTDPEEKRRLIGHEFIQVFEEESQRLGPFDYLAQGTLYPDVIESADSNVDPKTGERVAVKIKSHHNVGGLPKNLRFKLVEPLRKLFKDEVRKLGRSIGLPEEIVRRHPFPGPGLAIRIIGEVTSERLNILRDADFIVRDEISKRGIYHDYWQAFAVLLPIRSVGVMGDKRTYAHPVVLRFITSEDGMTADWARVPYDILEAISNRIVNEVKGVNRVVYDITSKPPGTIEWE
- a CDS encoding DNA cytosine methyltransferase, which encodes MGRPIAIDLFAGCGGMSLGLEAAGFDIAAAVEVDAVHCLVHHHNFPYGATICRDIAQVSAQEILQQLKSKGYGDEVDLIAGGPPCQGFSLMGKRQLDDPRNSLVFEYVRIIRALKPKYFLFENVPGMQSGKHKKFLEELVREFEAIGYHIEKPILVLDASLYGAPQKRKRLIIIGSRKDVAPATYPLPSHLDLDKVEQYETTQKSSSTINYQPLFTCGGAIDDLTPHVPYLTGEDRGIPADLLDHSARRKSYTIHPNGAFLLCHKRKVDSVVYGHIGSQHTEKSIKRFADTLPGTVEKTSRFLRLSKTGLCNTLRAGTASDKGAYTAPRPIHYALPRCITVREAARLHTYPDWFQFHNTIWHGFREIGNSVVPLLAKALGEQVMDALNFSIKDLPVYELEPQDRKLLGYNLPQASRYLSAEN
- a CDS encoding transglycosylase domain-containing protein; translation: MFKSFSRKLKRSTVDFLHQLANTLEVEEEDKSSAKAGEFPNGPDSSPQGEPIAELSEDLSGPAANLAKPELDPGHGREMVTAINIQNVRNGASTPEEITAVESGQGNGNSHVAVVPPSVSPSADAPPSSSLDRSNRRRRRRRRSKENKASSKAPLALTTGLKSLGRSVSRFTQQPRFWLVFGFGLGAGVGTSALAWGFYQLETMTQVAIADVVTYAPPGTMTIKAANGATLQEIGNVSHDTVTMGKIPPLIEQAFIASEDSRFREHRGIDPQGIIRASLSNVQSGDVVQGGSTITQQLARLVFLNQDRTLARKLKEVRLAQKIETALPKDQILERYLNLIYLGSGAYGVADAAHAYFSKTPEELTLGEAATLAGVVPAPSVYSPRQNLELATRRRNEVLNRMAEVGFITSAEAQAAIAEPLKINPSPLKRFNREAEFFTDYILDELRAKLPEEELQQGGLTVKTTLNNQWQEEAQTILTNAVKKYGRWQRFSEGAMVAMDPRTGAIKMMVGGKDYQGSQFNRVTQAKRQPGSTFKPILYGAAIASGISPNKSYPNVPIDIGGYQPANYGDSYSGGNMSLRDALTSSVNVVAVRLLLDVGWNPVINLARQMGISSKLEPTYSLALGAWEMTPLEMTSAYGTFANKGIHVQPYAIQNVVNTKGEVIYKAEHKQTKALDPDSNAIMTSMMRSVVTSGTGRPAGLGDRQVAGKTGTSDEAKDLWFIGYIPQLVTGVWLGNDNSRPTNGASTTAAMVWGQFMRDVTKGIPVESFPAMPKNPDQRKPSIKAEPIKRRVKVLAPPSSTETDGQTTTDRPRRRRRTQTNTARPSNTQTARNNAPASASSAPPRTVSTPAPVSAPAAASPADSGLPAPPSVRKSE